GAGTTTCTCGATAATGATAGCGAATTTGATAATTTAGCACGTGAATGCTTATTGCGCGATTTAGAATATATCTTACATTGGTTTCACTTCCCAATCGATGTAGAAAAAGTTCGCTCCACACGTGAATGGGATTAAATCCATACCTGTTTAAAATTTAAAATCAATTTTATTTATGATATACTATAATCTGCATTAGTAATTTAAATTGGAGGATTGTTTAATGTTATTAACTAAAAAGTCTGTAGAACTACTCGCTCCAGCTGGCAATTGGGAAACTTTTGTTGCTGCTATTGATGCTGGAGCCGATGCTGTTTATTTGGGCGGTAAGCACTTCAATATGCGCATGCTCAAATCAGACGCTAATTTTGATAATGAAACGCTGAAAAAAGCCGTTGAATACGCTCATGCTCATGATGCTTTATTATATGTAACAATCAATAATCTTATCAGCGATGATGAATTACCAGAACTTGAAGAATATCTTAAATATTTAAATGAAATTCAAGTAGATGCAATCTTAATCCAAGATTTAGCTATAGCTCAACTCGTTAAAAATCTTGGACTCAAACTCACTATGCATGCATCTATCATGATGAATTCACATAATAACGCTGCTATCAGTAAATTAAAAGAATATGGCATTCGCCGTGTTGTTGTCAGTCGTGAAATGTCATTAAAAGAACTCAGTGAACTTAAAGCTGCTGATAGAGACTTTGAATTAGAATATTTTGTACACGGTGATATGTGTATCTGCGAAAGCGGTCAATGCATTCATTCCGGTGTGCTTTTCGCTAACAGCAGTAATCGCGGTCGTTGCATGAAAGCTTGTCGCTGGCCGTACAAAATCATGGACGAAGCTACAGGCGAAATCTTACCGACAAAAAATGATGGTGATTACGTATTAGCTTTAAAAGATATGTGCATGTTCCGCAACATTCCTGATTTAATCCAAGCAGGTGTATACTCTTTCAAAATTGAAGGACGCATGCGCAGTGCTGACTTCGTTTCTAATATCGTAAGCATTTATCGCCGCGCTATTGACAGTTATGTAGCTGACCCAATGGGTTATCAGATAAACGAAGATGATTGGAAAAATCTCTATGAAAATCGTGTGCGTGATTATTCCACATGCTTTGCTATGAATAAACCTGGCAGTGAAGCTATCGGTTACAGCGGTAAACGTGAACCACGCTTTTTCAGCTATGCTGCTAAAGAAGCCGATTTAGAATGTGATTGGCTCAAAGATGAAGCACCTATCAAAGCAAAAGACGATAAAAAACCTAAACTCATTGTAAAAGCCGCAACACTTGCACACGCTCGCCAAGCATTACAAAATGGTGCAGACATCCTCATCGTTGGCGGTGAAGTATATCGTCCAAACAAACCATGGACTTTAGCTGAAATCGAAACAATTCTCGATGAAGCCCATGAAAAAAATGTCAAAGTAATCGTTAATACACCACGCACTACATTAAAAGACCAATGTAGTGAACTTCAGCAATTATGCCGTGATTTAAATGAAATTCAGCCTGATGGCATCATGGCAGGAAATTTAGGCGCAGCTAGCATAATTTATGATTGCACAGCTATTCCTGTTTTTGCTGACCACAGCTTTAACTTATTCAATCACGTAGCTACACAATTTTTACAGGAAAATGGTATCGTTGGCGCTACAGCTTCTTATGAAATGCCATATCCACAAGTGCGCACACTCATAGAAAACAGCGCTATGCCAATCGCTATAACAGTTCATGGTAATGTAGAAGCTATGATTAGCGATAATAACATTCCTGCTATGAACTTGCATTATAATCCTCTTGAAAACCCTGATTTAAATGATAAACATTTCGCTTTAGTCGATACAATCGGTGGTAAACACTCCATGCGCATGGACCAACTCAACCGCTTGCATATCTTATTCACACATGATTTATGCCTCTTACCGTATATCGATAAATTAATGGGAGCTGCTGCATGGCGCATTGAAGCTCAAGATTATACACCAGAATTGACTGGTTTATTGACAAATATCTATCGCCAAGTAATCGATGGAACTTTAGCTGACAAAAATGAAGCTCTCTCTAAAATTCAAAAAGAAAGCCCTCGTCCACTTGGCATCGGCGTTTATCGTCATAAAAAATCTTATTAATATAGCATTATTGTGCTAGTATAATCACAGCCATAAAATAGCCGTAGTTTTTATTAACTACACGTTATTTTATGGCTTTATAAAATCTACTGGCATAATACATAATATATTTATCAAATGAAAGGAAGTTTTGTTTATGGCTGAATATATTGGCCCTGAAAAATGTCTAGAAAAAAAGAAAAAATACATCATTCCTTGTCTTGGTCATTTCTTTGCCAATCCACCTCAATTTGTAAAAGGTTCTATGCAATACCTTTATGACCATACTGGTAAAAAATATTTGGATTGCTTTGCTGGCGTATCCGTTATCAACTGCGGTCACTGCAATCCAGAAATAACTGATAAAGTAGTAAAACAAGTGCAAACACTTCAGCACGTTTGCAATATTTATTTAACTGAAAATATCTATAATCTCGCTGAAAAATTAGCTCAAGTTACACCAGGTCGTTTACAAAAATCCTTCTTCTGTTCCACTGGTACAGAAGCCAATGAAGGTGCTTTATTATTAGCTAATATCTACAATGGTAAAAGCGAAATCTTAGCACTCAGAAATGGTTTACACGGCAGAACAAAACTCACTATGGACGTAACTGGTATCGGCATGTGGAGAACTGACCCAAATCCTATCGGTGGCATTCACTTTGCACCAAATCCATATTGCTACCGTTGCCCACTTGGTAAAAAATTCCCAGAATGCGATTATGCTTGTGCTAATGCAGTAGAAGACATAATTAGTTATGCAACATCTGGTCAAGTTTCTGCCATGATTTGTGAAGCTATTCAGGGCAATGCTGGTATCGTAGTTCCTCCAAAAGGATATTTCAAACGCTTGAAAGAAATCCTTGAAAAACACGATATTTTGCTCATCATCGATGAAGTTCAAACAGGTTTTGCCCGTACAGGTAAGATGTTCGCTATTGAAAATTTCGATGTTGAACCAGATATCATGACTATGGCAAAAGCACTCGGTAACGGCGCACCTATCAGTTGCTTCATCTCTCGTCCTGAAATCGCTGATAAATATACTCGCCCAGGTGCTTCTACACTCGGTGGCAACCCAGTATCCACAACAGCAGGTATCGCAGTTCTCGAATACATCGAAAAACACAACCTCATGGAAAATGCTAAAGCTCGCGGTGAACAACTCCGCCAAGGCTTGCGCGAATTGCAGAAAAAATATCCAATCATCGGCGATGTTCGTGGCTTAGGCTTAATGACTGGTGCTGAACTTATAAATACAGATAAATCCCCAGCCCCAGACAAAGTTGATTTCGTTGTAGAAACAATGAAAGACCGCGGCTTCCTCATCGGCAAAAATGGTATCGCTAGAAATGTTCTCGCATTCCAGCCACCACTCATCATTACAGAAGAAAACATCAATGACTTACTCAACAATCTCGGCGATGTTTTAGCTCTTGTTAAATAAAAATTACACGAAGGTGAAGTTATGGACTTATTACATGAACTTACATTGGCAATGATAAAATATTATCAGGGCGACCCAAAACGAATTCAACATTTCATCAAAGTACACAGCTTCGCCCAATTAATCGGCATTGGCGAAAAACTTGATGAAAAAACATTATTCACATTAGAAACTGCTGCACTGACACATGATATCGGCATAAAATTAGCTGAATCAAAATTCAACAGCACTAACGGAAAATTCCAAGAACAAGAAGGCCCTGCTCCAGCTAAAGAAATGCTGACAGAATTAGGCTTTGAACAAGATGTAATCGACCGCGTATGCTATCTTATAGCACATCATCACACTTATACAAATATCGATGGCATCGACTATCAAATTCTCGTTGAAGCCGATTTCCTTGTAAATTTATATGAAGATAATTTGCCAAAAAAATCTGTAGAAACAGCACTACAACGCATTTTTAAAACAGAAACTGGTATATCTTTATGTAAAACAATGTTTGATATCTAAAATCTAAAAAACTGCACCTAAAAGTTAGAAATAAAACGACTTTAAAGGTGCAGTTTTTTTTTTTAATAAATACCTTATTTGAATAAAAATAAAATCTCTATATGGATATTATGAAAAAATATTTTACATAGTTTTTACATTTATTTTACTTATTTCTACTAGAAAGCTATACTCACTTATTTATATAATTTAAGTAGCAATTAAGTAAATTTCGTTTTGAATTTATGGGTAAAAAAATTAATTTGGAGGAATAACTCAATGGGTGAGGGTTTGAAAATTGCTTTTGAATTATTAGGTGGTTTAGCATTATTTATCTACAGTATGAATATGATGAGCCAAGGTTTACAAAATATGGCTGGAGAAAAAATGCGCTATGTACTCAGCGTATTGACTAAAAATCCAGTTGTAGGTGTATTAGCTGGTGCATTAGTTACATGTGTATTACAAAGCTCTAGTGCAACAACTGTAATGGCTATCGGTTTTGTCAGTGCAGGTTTAATGAAACTGCCACAAGCAATTTCCATTATTTTCGGTGCTAATATCGGTACGACAATGACAGCACAGTTAATCGCTTTTAAATTAAGTGACTATATTTGGCCAATAGTATTCATTGGTTTTGTAGTTTATTTCTTTGCTAAAACAGAAAAATTAAAAAATATCGGTCAAACAGTATTTTTCTTTGGTTTGTTATTTGTCGGTATTGAAATCATGGGTTCCACTATGAAACCTCTTGTAAATGCGCCAATTTTTACGGAGCTTATAGCAAATGTTCATGATAACCCAATTTTAGGTTTATTATTAGGAACAGTTATGACTGTTATCGTACAAAGCTCTAGTGCTACAATCGCAGTATTACAAAATTTCGCTTCTCAAGCAGGTGTAGATGGCAATAGTATAATTGGTCTTCAAGGTGCATTGCCAATCTTATTAGGAGATAATATCGGTACAACAATCACAGCATTATTAGCATCTATCGGTCAATCTAAAAATGCAAAACGCACAGCTGTAGCTCATAGCGTATTCAATATCACAGGTAGTATTTTATTCTTATGTATATTACCGTTGTTTGCTCAATTTGTAATGTATATTTCTCCAGCTGGTCCAGAAACTGCTGTAATCTCTCGTCAGATTGCCAATGCTCATACTTCATTTAATTTAATCAATACATTATTATGGTTGCCACTTATTCCATTAATGGTTAAAATAGTTTGTTTCATTGTTCCTGATAAAAAACCAGGTTTATCTACAAAACAGGTTGAATCAGAAATCGCTTAAAATAAATAAATAACATAAAATGCACTCTAAAAGTTAACTATAAAAACTTTTGGGGTGCATTTTTTTATAATCCAAAATAATAAATTAAAAAGGACTTAGTCCCATATAAGAACTAAGCCCCAATCAGTAATCTAATTAAATTAATATTCTATTAGATTATTCATCTCCGCCAAACATAGCAAGTATCATCTGAATAAGTCTCAAGATTTCAATGTAAAGCCATACAAGAGTTAAGAGTAAACCAAATGCACAGAAATATTCCATGTATTTAGGTGCGCCATAACTTACAGCTTGTTCTATATTGTCAAAGTCTAACAAGAAATTAAAAGCTGCAACACCAGCGATGATAAAGCTGATAGCTATGCCAAAAATACCACTTGTTGGCATTAAATGGAAACCAAACAATGAAGCAATGATATTAATAAAATAGAAAATTGCTACAGCACCCGTCATGCTGATTATAACAGAACGAACTTGGTTAGTTACCTTTATGATTTGTGCTCTCCATAAAAATAACATCAAGAACATAGTTGCTAAAGTGATACCTACAGCGATTGCAGAAATGCCAAAATACATTCTTTCAAATTGCGCTGAGATTATACCGAGTACAGCACCTTCAAACACTGCATAGCCTGGTGTAGTCATAGCAGCTATTTGTGGTTTAAAGCAAGTCACTATTGTAAGTACTACGCCCACAATCATGCCTAAAACCAATATACCATACGCTGCTGGTGAACCAGCAAGATACATACCAGAAAGAACGGCAGAAATGATAGTTACGAGTGTAAGACCGAAAGCTTTTGTAAATGTTCCCTTCATGGTAGCCGGAGAGTCAACATATTCGGCAGTCGGTCTGCTGATTATTTTCATAGCAGGATTTGCCATATAAAAGTCACTCCTTAAAAATATAAAATTATTATTTGACTTATTGACTATTATACCATATATCGCTATTAAAATATAGGTAATAACCGTCTTTTTCATATTAAATTTTGATTAAAAATCAATATATTTTAATTATATACCAGTTTATTAGTTAAAACATCAGATAAACTAGTGGTTTTAACTGTATTCACAATAAAAAACAGACGTTTATATATGCTGTTCTTGCTAAATCATTTTTATAATATTATGCCGAAAATCATCATTATTATACCCGCACTTTCCAAAGATTTTATTTTCAGATTAAAAAATGTCGTATCTATAAAAGCCGTAAGCAGTAATCCGAACGCACTGAACAGGAAACAGGCTATGCTTATAGGAATTTTGACAACAGCCCTTCTCAGAACAATAAGCAAAAGCATAAAAATATAATTTTC
The window above is part of the Megamonas hypermegale genome. Proteins encoded here:
- a CDS encoding peptidase U32 family protein, with amino-acid sequence MLLTKKSVELLAPAGNWETFVAAIDAGADAVYLGGKHFNMRMLKSDANFDNETLKKAVEYAHAHDALLYVTINNLISDDELPELEEYLKYLNEIQVDAILIQDLAIAQLVKNLGLKLTMHASIMMNSHNNAAISKLKEYGIRRVVVSREMSLKELSELKAADRDFELEYFVHGDMCICESGQCIHSGVLFANSSNRGRCMKACRWPYKIMDEATGEILPTKNDGDYVLALKDMCMFRNIPDLIQAGVYSFKIEGRMRSADFVSNIVSIYRRAIDSYVADPMGYQINEDDWKNLYENRVRDYSTCFAMNKPGSEAIGYSGKREPRFFSYAAKEADLECDWLKDEAPIKAKDDKKPKLIVKAATLAHARQALQNGADILIVGGEVYRPNKPWTLAEIETILDEAHEKNVKVIVNTPRTTLKDQCSELQQLCRDLNEIQPDGIMAGNLGAASIIYDCTAIPVFADHSFNLFNHVATQFLQENGIVGATASYEMPYPQVRTLIENSAMPIAITVHGNVEAMISDNNIPAMNLHYNPLENPDLNDKHFALVDTIGGKHSMRMDQLNRLHILFTHDLCLLPYIDKLMGAAAWRIEAQDYTPELTGLLTNIYRQVIDGTLADKNEALSKIQKESPRPLGIGVYRHKKSY
- a CDS encoding aspartate aminotransferase family protein — protein: MAEYIGPEKCLEKKKKYIIPCLGHFFANPPQFVKGSMQYLYDHTGKKYLDCFAGVSVINCGHCNPEITDKVVKQVQTLQHVCNIYLTENIYNLAEKLAQVTPGRLQKSFFCSTGTEANEGALLLANIYNGKSEILALRNGLHGRTKLTMDVTGIGMWRTDPNPIGGIHFAPNPYCYRCPLGKKFPECDYACANAVEDIISYATSGQVSAMICEAIQGNAGIVVPPKGYFKRLKEILEKHDILLIIDEVQTGFARTGKMFAIENFDVEPDIMTMAKALGNGAPISCFISRPEIADKYTRPGASTLGGNPVSTTAGIAVLEYIEKHNLMENAKARGEQLRQGLRELQKKYPIIGDVRGLGLMTGAELINTDKSPAPDKVDFVVETMKDRGFLIGKNGIARNVLAFQPPLIITEENINDLLNNLGDVLALVK
- a CDS encoding HD domain-containing protein, translated to MDLLHELTLAMIKYYQGDPKRIQHFIKVHSFAQLIGIGEKLDEKTLFTLETAALTHDIGIKLAESKFNSTNGKFQEQEGPAPAKEMLTELGFEQDVIDRVCYLIAHHHTYTNIDGIDYQILVEADFLVNLYEDNLPKKSVETALQRIFKTETGISLCKTMFDI
- a CDS encoding Na/Pi cotransporter family protein; the encoded protein is MGEGLKIAFELLGGLALFIYSMNMMSQGLQNMAGEKMRYVLSVLTKNPVVGVLAGALVTCVLQSSSATTVMAIGFVSAGLMKLPQAISIIFGANIGTTMTAQLIAFKLSDYIWPIVFIGFVVYFFAKTEKLKNIGQTVFFFGLLFVGIEIMGSTMKPLVNAPIFTELIANVHDNPILGLLLGTVMTVIVQSSSATIAVLQNFASQAGVDGNSIIGLQGALPILLGDNIGTTITALLASIGQSKNAKRTAVAHSVFNITGSILFLCILPLFAQFVMYISPAGPETAVISRQIANAHTSFNLINTLLWLPLIPLMVKIVCFIVPDKKPGLSTKQVESEIA
- a CDS encoding Bax inhibitor-1/YccA family protein, with amino-acid sequence MANPAMKIISRPTAEYVDSPATMKGTFTKAFGLTLVTIISAVLSGMYLAGSPAAYGILVLGMIVGVVLTIVTCFKPQIAAMTTPGYAVFEGAVLGIISAQFERMYFGISAIAVGITLATMFLMLFLWRAQIIKVTNQVRSVIISMTGAVAIFYFINIIASLFGFHLMPTSGIFGIAISFIIAGVAAFNFLLDFDNIEQAVSYGAPKYMEYFCAFGLLLTLVWLYIEILRLIQMILAMFGGDE